A single region of the Raphanus sativus cultivar WK10039 chromosome 1, ASM80110v3, whole genome shotgun sequence genome encodes:
- the LOC108847793 gene encoding 60S ribosomal protein L17-1 gives MVKYSQEPDNSTKSCKARGADLRVHFKNTRETAHAIRRLPLNKAKRYLEDVIAHKQAIPFTRFCRGVGRTAQAKNRHSNGQGRWPAKSAQFVLDLLKNAESNAEVKGLDVDALFISHIQVNQAAKQRRRTYRAHGRINPYMSNPCHIELILSEKEESVKKEPETQLAAKSKKGVSS, from the exons ATG GTGAAGTACTCCCAGGAACCCGACAATTCCACCAAAT CTTGCAAGGCGAGGGGAGCTGATCTCAGGGTCCACTTCAAG AACACAAGGGAGACAGCGCACGCCATAAGAAGGCTACCATTGAACAAGGCCAAGAGGTACTTGGAAGATGTGATAGCTCACAAGCAAGCTATCCCTTTCACGCGTTTCTGTCGTGGTGTTGGTCGTACCGCTCAGGCTAAGAACAGGCATTCAAACGGTCAAGGTCGATGGCCTGCTAAATCTGCTCAATTCGTTCTCGATCTCCTCAAGAATGCTGAGAGCAATGCCGAGGTCAAAGGTTTGGATGTGGATGCACTTTTCATATCTCACATCCAAGTGAACCAAGCTGCTAAACAGAGGCGGAGGACATACCGTGCTCATGGAAGAATCAATC CTTACATGTCAAACCCATGCCACATTGAGTTGATATTGTCAGAGAAGGAAGAGTCTGTTAAGAAAGAG CCGGAGACTCAGTTGGCAGCTAAGTCAAAGAAAGGAGTCTCGTCTTGA